A window from Streptomyces sp. NBC_00299 encodes these proteins:
- a CDS encoding trypsin-like serine protease, which produces MSGSGRHRRRIRFGLPVAAAGVAAAVAAALLTSSAGAATALPRPTVKPATSSASLAELERRVVGAVAGDDTAGQTTGKSSFGASSTSSSDDSTVSPMVIGGTTTGITSAPWMAQLWYYDDQGTADEADDLGFFCGGAVVAPTKILTAAHCVKGYDWHNFGAVITGTAQLPTTDDAGNSDLHGGTVTLPHRQWYHPSYNSTTIDNDMAVITLANAVKATPIRMTTSGDTASYAAGTSAKVYGWGRTSSTSSDISQTLKTATLPIQSDTTCAGYYGGEFVKGHMVCAGKPASGADSGTTSACNGDSGGPLVVNGRIVGVVSWGVRDCVAKGAYSVFAKVTSYVGAAYPRVDDTNLSGDHRADLWLRNATSRTGYSKDSAGTSFGARESWGNWDGVNVVLQTDLDRDGYQDLVYRRSSDGDLFWSHFVPSSGSWATKQLADNWKTRTRIVTPGDVTGDYLPDLLSVDSGGYLWIYPGKGNGTFGARVKVGSGWNQYNSLRGHGDFTGDGRTDLIARSKTGGHVYLFKGTGKAGTGAFAGRVKVRTWESYTAFDAVGDVTGDGKADFLARNSTGTLYLYPGSGKATSEIFTTARSVGTDYKQYDIFG; this is translated from the coding sequence ATGTCCGGCAGTGGTCGTCACAGACGCCGGATACGTTTCGGGCTGCCCGTTGCCGCCGCCGGTGTCGCCGCGGCCGTTGCCGCCGCGCTGCTGACCTCATCCGCCGGGGCCGCGACCGCGCTGCCCAGGCCCACCGTGAAGCCCGCCACCAGCTCCGCCTCGCTCGCCGAGCTGGAGCGGCGGGTCGTCGGTGCCGTCGCCGGCGACGACACCGCGGGGCAGACGACCGGGAAGTCGTCATTCGGTGCGAGCAGCACCAGCTCCTCCGATGACTCCACCGTGAGCCCCATGGTCATCGGCGGCACCACGACCGGCATCACCTCGGCGCCCTGGATGGCGCAGCTCTGGTACTACGACGATCAGGGCACCGCCGACGAGGCCGACGACCTCGGGTTCTTCTGCGGCGGCGCCGTCGTCGCGCCGACGAAGATCCTCACCGCCGCGCACTGCGTCAAGGGCTACGACTGGCACAACTTCGGCGCCGTCATCACCGGTACCGCCCAGTTGCCGACCACCGACGACGCCGGCAACAGCGACCTGCACGGCGGCACCGTCACGCTGCCGCACCGGCAGTGGTACCACCCGTCGTACAACTCGACGACGATCGACAACGACATGGCCGTCATCACGCTGGCGAACGCGGTCAAGGCGACGCCGATCCGCATGACGACCTCCGGTGACACGGCATCGTACGCCGCCGGCACCAGCGCCAAGGTCTACGGCTGGGGCCGTACCAGCTCCACCAGCTCGGACATCTCCCAGACGCTGAAGACGGCCACGCTGCCCATCCAGTCCGACACCACCTGCGCCGGCTACTACGGCGGGGAGTTCGTCAAGGGCCACATGGTCTGCGCGGGCAAGCCCGCGAGCGGCGCCGACAGCGGCACCACCTCCGCCTGCAACGGGGACTCCGGCGGGCCGCTCGTCGTGAACGGCCGGATCGTCGGTGTCGTCTCCTGGGGTGTGCGGGACTGCGTCGCCAAGGGGGCGTACAGCGTCTTCGCCAAGGTGACGAGCTACGTCGGCGCCGCCTACCCGCGCGTGGACGACACCAACCTCAGCGGGGACCACCGGGCCGACCTGTGGCTGCGCAACGCCACCAGCAGGACGGGGTACTCGAAGGACTCGGCCGGCACCTCGTTCGGGGCGCGCGAGTCCTGGGGCAACTGGGACGGCGTCAACGTCGTCCTGCAGACCGACCTCGACCGGGACGGCTACCAGGACCTGGTGTACCGGCGCAGCTCCGACGGCGACCTGTTCTGGTCGCACTTCGTGCCCTCCAGCGGCAGTTGGGCCACCAAGCAGCTCGCCGACAACTGGAAGACCCGCACCCGCATCGTCACCCCGGGCGACGTCACCGGCGACTACCTGCCCGACCTGCTGTCGGTCGACTCCGGCGGCTATCTGTGGATCTACCCGGGCAAGGGCAACGGCACCTTCGGCGCCCGTGTGAAGGTCGGCTCCGGCTGGAACCAGTACAACTCCCTGCGCGGCCACGGCGACTTCACCGGCGACGGCAGGACCGACCTGATCGCGCGCAGCAAGACCGGCGGCCACGTCTATCTCTTCAAGGGCACCGGCAAGGCCGGCACGGGAGCCTTCGCCGGCCGCGTCAAGGTGCGCACCTGGGAGAGCTACACGGCCTTCGACGCCGTCGGTGACGTGACCGGCGACGGCAAGGCGGACTTCCTGGCCCGCAACTCCACCGGCACGCTCTATCTGTACCCC
- the rho gene encoding transcription termination factor Rho — translation MSDTTDLMGARVEETAAAPATDASAPATGAGSRRRRGTGLEGMVLAELQQVASGLGIKGTARMRKSQLIEVIKEAQAGGGAAAPKTEAATETKPKRRATSKARTGDDADKKAEKAAEAPAEKAVAQQQIEIPGQPASDDAPAERRRRRATADAGAPAAAPETVAAEAKSEPKAETPAQSQGDAKGEAGEGGEGRRRDRRERGRDRDRGERGDRGDRGDRGDRRKGDDQQGGGRQDRGQQQNQQQGGGRQDRGQQQDDDDFEGGRRGRRGRYRDRRGRRGRDDIASEPQINEDDVLIPVAGILDILDNYAFIRTSGYLPGPNDVYVSLAQVRKNGLRKGDHITGAVRQPKEGERREKFNALVRLDSVNGMAPEHGRGRPEFNKLTPLYPQDRLRLETDPGVLTTRIIDLVSPIGKGQRGLIVAPPKTGKTMIMQAIANAITHNNPECHLMVVLVDERPEEVTDMQRSVKGEVISSTFDRPAEDHTTVAELAIERAKRLVELGHDVVVLLDSITRLGRAYNLAAPASGRILSGGVDSTALYPPKRFFGAARNIEDGGSLTILATALVDTGSRMDEVIFEEFKGTGNAELKLDRKLADKRIFPAVDVDASGTRKEEILLAPDELAIVWKLRRVLHALDQQQAVELLLDKMKQTKSNAEFLMQIQKTTPAPGNGD, via the coding sequence GTGAGCGACACCACCGATCTGATGGGCGCACGTGTCGAGGAGACCGCTGCCGCGCCCGCCACGGACGCATCCGCGCCTGCCACCGGTGCCGGCTCCCGGCGGCGCCGCGGTACCGGCCTTGAGGGCATGGTGCTGGCCGAGCTGCAGCAGGTCGCATCCGGCCTCGGTATCAAGGGCACCGCGCGCATGCGCAAGAGCCAGCTGATCGAGGTCATCAAGGAGGCGCAGGCCGGAGGAGGTGCCGCGGCTCCCAAGACGGAGGCCGCGACCGAGACCAAGCCCAAGCGCCGCGCCACCTCCAAGGCTCGTACCGGCGACGACGCCGACAAGAAGGCGGAGAAGGCGGCTGAGGCCCCCGCCGAGAAGGCCGTGGCCCAGCAGCAGATCGAGATTCCCGGCCAGCCGGCCAGCGACGACGCCCCGGCCGAGCGCCGCCGTCGTCGTGCCACGGCCGATGCCGGTGCCCCCGCGGCCGCCCCAGAGACGGTCGCCGCCGAGGCGAAGAGCGAGCCGAAGGCCGAGACGCCCGCGCAGTCGCAGGGCGACGCCAAGGGTGAGGCCGGTGAGGGCGGCGAGGGCCGTCGTCGTGACCGCCGTGAGCGCGGCCGCGACCGTGACCGTGGCGAGCGCGGTGACCGTGGTGACCGCGGCGACCGTGGTGACCGCCGCAAGGGCGACGACCAGCAGGGCGGCGGTCGTCAGGACCGTGGCCAGCAGCAGAACCAGCAGCAGGGCGGCGGCCGTCAGGACCGCGGCCAGCAGCAGGACGACGACGACTTCGAGGGTGGTCGCCGTGGCCGTCGCGGGCGTTACCGCGACCGTCGTGGCCGTCGCGGCCGCGACGACATCGCCTCGGAGCCGCAGATCAACGAGGACGACGTCCTGATCCCGGTCGCGGGCATCCTGGACATCCTCGACAACTACGCCTTCATCCGTACGTCGGGCTACCTGCCGGGCCCCAACGACGTGTACGTCTCCCTCGCCCAGGTCCGCAAGAACGGCCTGCGCAAGGGCGACCACATCACCGGTGCGGTCCGTCAGCCCAAGGAAGGCGAGCGGCGCGAGAAGTTCAACGCGCTGGTCCGCCTGGACTCCGTCAACGGCATGGCGCCCGAACACGGCCGAGGCCGCCCGGAGTTCAACAAGCTCACCCCGCTGTACCCGCAGGACCGGCTCCGTCTGGAGACCGACCCGGGCGTGCTGACCACCCGCATCATCGACCTCGTGTCGCCGATCGGTAAGGGCCAGCGCGGTCTGATCGTGGCCCCGCCGAAGACCGGTAAGACCATGATCATGCAGGCGATCGCCAACGCGATCACGCACAACAACCCCGAGTGCCACCTGATGGTCGTCCTCGTCGACGAGCGTCCGGAAGAGGTCACCGACATGCAGCGGTCGGTGAAGGGCGAGGTCATCTCCTCGACCTTCGACCGTCCGGCCGAGGACCACACGACGGTCGCCGAGCTCGCCATCGAGCGTGCGAAGCGGCTGGTGGAGCTGGGTCACGACGTCGTCGTCCTGCTCGACTCCATCACGCGTCTGGGCCGTGCGTACAACCTCGCGGCGCCCGCCTCCGGCCGCATCCTGTCCGGTGGTGTCGACTCGACCGCGCTGTACCCGCCGAAGCGCTTCTTCGGTGCCGCGCGCAACATCGAGGACGGCGGCTCGCTGACCATCCTCGCCACCGCGCTGGTAGACACCGGGTCCCGCATGGACGAGGTCATCTTCGAGGAGTTCAAGGGCACCGGCAACGCCGAGCTCAAGCTCGACCGGAAGCTCGCCGACAAGCGCATCTTCCCGGCGGTGGACGTCGACGCGTCCGGTACCCGTAAGGAAGAGATCCTGCTGGCTCCCGACGAGCTGGCCATCGTCTGGAAGCTGCGCCGGGTGCTGCACGCCCTCGACCAGCAGCAGGCGGTCGAGCTGCTCCTCGACAAGATGAAGCAGACGAAGTCGAACGCCGAGTTCCTGATGCAGATTCAGAAGACGACGCCGGCCCCCGGCAACGGCGACTGA